The proteins below come from a single Lates calcarifer isolate ASB-BC8 linkage group LG11, TLL_Latcal_v3, whole genome shotgun sequence genomic window:
- the tbc1d17 gene encoding LOW QUALITY PROTEIN: TBC1 domain family member 17 (The sequence of the model RefSeq protein was modified relative to this genomic sequence to represent the inferred CDS: deleted 1 base in 1 codon), protein MEQNVEDYKLIFEKEGVYLHTNAKRSNQDTTIPGFIRIVERAGVPALEWSPLEDEGRSAPAVLYSKKDGEGGEEDTNFDPGYEPDWAVISTVKKEREHVPVKESGQWSFSLPLSELYSLRRARFSLGRNFLVLTSRGGHPLPPLHFHRGGTRELLRALHRYIILDQSPVDGRLFLAYPHDSGALSQSFDKLQLLDDGGSDLVSRFIQDPYATTFGGFSKVTNFFRAALRPPESPAHSRTAQDPNLPPQSDEEPGFELITCGVELGPRPDVTRGRPLDKWEEFLDPEGRVKNPEKIRELVFRGGITPTLRKEVWKFLLGFYPWNSTTKEREEILRVKTDEYFRMKVQWKSVSEEQEMRNSLLRGYRSLIERDVSRTDRHNTFFSGNDNPGLTLLHDVLMTYCMYNFDLGYVQGMSDLLSPLLFITQNEVESFWCLTGFMELVHQNFEESQEAMKQQLLQLSILLKALDPELCDFLDSQDSGSLCFCFRWLLIWFKREFSFEDILTLWEVLWTRLPCDNFHLLIACSILESQRGELIGSDHDFNTILKHINELTMKLDLQSVLRGAEAIYLQLIQCKELPLKVQQVLGLYVPSSSEDDSPDSQASETQRLLGETQAGAASSDSAHGPTYP, encoded by the exons ATGGAACAAAACGTTGAAGATTACAAG TTGATATTTGAGAAGGAGGGGGTGTACCTCCACACAAACGCCAAGAGGAGTAACCAGGACACTACCATCCCGGGGTTTATCCGCATTGTGGAGCGG GCTGGGGTGCCAGCTCTAGAGTGGAGCCCACTGGAGGATGAGGGCCGCAGTGCCCCTGCTGTACTCTACTCCAAAAAG gatggagaaggaggggaggaggataCAAACTTTGACCCTGGTTATGAGCCGGACTGGGCAGTTATCAGCACTGTGAAGAAAGAACGAGAACATGTTCCAGTCAAAGAATCAG GTCAGTGGTcgttctctctgcctctgtcgGAGCTCTACTCTCTTCGGAGGGCCCGGTTCTCTTTGGGTCGAAACTTTCTAGTGCTGACTAGCAGAGGAGGGCACCCACTGCCTCCTCTGCACTTCCACCGAGGAGGAACCAGGGAACTTCTGAGGGCTCTGCATCGTTACATCATCCTGGACCA GTCACCAGTTGATGGACGGCTGTTTCTTGCCTACCCACATGACTCAGGTGCTCTCTCTCAGTCCTTCGACAAGCTGCAGCTCCTCGATGACGGAGGCTCGGATCTTGTTTCG AGATTTATCCAGGACCCGTACGCCACTACGTTCGGTGGATTTTCCAAAGTCACTAATTTCTTCAGGGCGGCCCTGCGGCCCCCAGAGTCCCCCGCCCACTCACGTACTGCTCAGGATCCTAACCTGCCCCCCCAGTCTGATGAAGAGCCAGGATTTGAGCTCATCACCTGT GGGGTGGAGCTCGGTCCCAGACCAGACGTAACCAGGGGACGGCCTCTGGACAAATGGGAGGAGTTTCTGGACCCTGAGGGCCGCGTGAAAAACCCAGAGAAAATCAGAGAGCTTGTGTTCAGAGGG GGCATCACACCAACACTAAGGAAGGAGGTCTGGAAGTTCCTCCTGGGCTTCTATCCATGGAACAGCACTACTAAAGAACGGGAGGAGATTCTGCGGGTCAAAAC ggaCGAGTACTTCAGGATGAAGGTGCAGTGGAAGTCTGTCAGCGAAGAGCAGGAGATGAGGAACTCCCTCCTCAGAGGCTACAGGAGCCTGATAG agagagatgtcagcaggacagacagacacaatacGTTCTTCTCTGGGAACGACAACCCAGGACTGACTCTGCTTCACGATGTGCTGATGACGTACTGCATGTACAACTTTGACCTTg GTTACGTGCAGGGGATGAGcgacctcctctctcctctcctcttcatcacccAGAACGAGGTGGAGTCCTTCTGGTGTCTCACAGGCTTCATGGAGCTGGTG CACCAGAACTTTGAAGAGTCTCAGGAGGCCAtgaagcagcagctcctgcagctcagTATCCTGCTGAAGGCTCTGGACCCGGAGCTGTGTGACTTCCTGG ACTCTCAGGACAGCGGCTCGCTTTGCTTCTGTTTCCGCTGGCTGCTCATCTGGTTCAAGAGAGAGTTTTCCTTCGAGGACATCCTCACTCTGTGGGAG gtCTTGTGGACTCGACTT CCATGCGACAACTTCCACCTGCTGATCGCCTGCTCCATCCTGGAGtctcagagaggagagctgatCGGCTCCGACCACGACTTCAACACGATTCTGAAG CACATTAACGAGCTGACGATGAAGTTGGATCTGCAGAGTGTTCTCCGCGGAGCAGAGGCGATCTACCTGCAGCTGATTCAGTGCAAG gagcTTCCCCTGAAGGTTCAGCAGGTCCTGGGTCTGTACGTCCCCTCCAGCTCCGAGGACGACAGCCCGGACTCCCAGGCCAGCGAGACGCAACGCCTCCTCGGGGAAACACAGGCGGGAGCTGCCTCCTCTGATTCAGCACACGGTCCCACTTATCCTTAA